One window from the genome of Gemmatimonadaceae bacterium encodes:
- a CDS encoding M1 family metallopeptidase, with translation MRRLALAAVLAAVPLLGARAQRPAPVFTHADTLRGSNGPARAWWDATFYDLHVTVDPADSSISGYNGITYRVVAPRQEMQIDLQEPLVVDSMLQNRQALRYRRDGNAFFVTLEAPQRAGASNTVTVYYHGKPRAAIRPPWDGGFIWQHDSLGHRWVATANEGLGASVWWPNKDYLADEPDSQRIAITVPDPMIDVSNGRLRTVTPNADGTTTYEWFVADPINNYDVEVNAGDYTHFSQIYHGEDGTLTMDFWPLAYHLQAAQRQWAQATSMMRCFEHWFGPYPWYRDGYKLIEAPHLGMEHQSGVAYGNHFENGYLGRDLSHTGLGLKWDFIIVHESAHEWWGNNITMKDQADMWVHESFANYAESLYEECLDGKEAGARYVIGVRDNVRNDRPIVAPYGVNAEGSGDMYYKGGNMLHTIRQIVNDDAKWRDILRGLQKTFWHQTVTGQQVENYISRQAGMDLGPVFDEYLNTTMIPTLEYRFAGRTVSYRWADVVPGFAMPVKVTLAPDRYTFIHPTAQWQTASTTLAAPADFKVDENFYVTVKNVDPGKE, from the coding sequence ATGCGCCGCCTCGCCCTCGCCGCCGTCCTCGCTGCCGTTCCACTGCTCGGCGCGCGCGCCCAGCGTCCCGCGCCCGTGTTCACCCACGCCGACACGCTCCGCGGGTCCAACGGCCCGGCGCGCGCCTGGTGGGATGCCACGTTCTATGATCTGCACGTGACGGTCGACCCGGCCGACAGCAGCATCAGCGGCTACAACGGCATCACGTACCGCGTGGTCGCGCCGCGCCAGGAGATGCAGATAGACCTCCAGGAGCCGCTGGTGGTGGACAGCATGCTGCAGAACCGCCAGGCCCTGCGGTACCGGCGGGACGGCAACGCGTTCTTCGTCACGCTCGAGGCGCCGCAGCGCGCGGGCGCCTCGAATACCGTGACCGTGTACTACCATGGCAAGCCGCGGGCGGCCATCCGTCCCCCGTGGGACGGCGGATTCATCTGGCAGCACGACAGCCTGGGCCACCGCTGGGTGGCCACGGCCAACGAGGGACTGGGGGCGAGCGTCTGGTGGCCCAACAAGGACTATCTGGCCGATGAACCCGACAGCCAGCGGATCGCGATCACCGTGCCCGATCCGATGATCGACGTGTCCAACGGCCGGCTGCGCACCGTCACGCCGAACGCCGACGGCACGACCACGTACGAGTGGTTCGTGGCCGACCCGATCAACAACTACGACGTCGAGGTGAACGCCGGCGACTACACGCACTTCAGCCAGATCTATCATGGCGAGGACGGCACGCTCACCATGGACTTCTGGCCGTTGGCCTATCACCTGCAAGCCGCCCAGCGGCAGTGGGCGCAGGCCACGTCCATGATGCGGTGCTTCGAGCACTGGTTCGGCCCCTACCCGTGGTACCGGGACGGCTACAAGCTCATCGAGGCGCCGCACCTGGGCATGGAGCACCAGAGCGGCGTGGCGTACGGCAATCACTTCGAGAACGGCTATCTGGGGCGCGATCTCTCGCACACCGGGCTCGGGCTGAAGTGGGACTTCATCATCGTGCACGAGAGCGCGCACGAGTGGTGGGGCAACAACATCACGATGAAGGACCAGGCCGACATGTGGGTGCACGAGAGCTTCGCCAACTACGCCGAGAGCCTCTACGAAGAGTGTCTCGACGGCAAGGAGGCGGGCGCGCGGTACGTGATCGGGGTGCGGGACAACGTGCGCAACGACCGCCCCATCGTGGCCCCGTACGGCGTGAATGCCGAAGGGTCGGGCGACATGTACTACAAGGGCGGCAACATGCTGCACACCATCCGCCAGATCGTGAACGACGACGCCAAGTGGCGCGATATCCTGCGCGGCCTGCAGAAGACCTTCTGGCACCAGACCGTGACCGGCCAGCAGGTGGAGAACTACATCAGCCGGCAGGCCGGGATGGATCTGGGCCCGGTGTTCGACGAGTACCTCAACACCACGATGATCCCCACGCTCGAGTACCGGTTCGCGGGGCGCACGGTGTCGTACCGCTGGGCGGATGTCGTCCCGGGGTTCGCGATGCCGGTGAAGGTCACGCTGGCGCCCGATCGCTACACGTTCATCCACCCCACCGCGCAGTGGCAGACCGCGTCCACGACGCTGGCCGCACCGGCCGATTTCAAGGTGGACGAGAACTTCTACGTCACGGTCAAGAACGTCGACCCAGGGAAGGAGTAA
- a CDS encoding M13 family metallopeptidase: MSAHASRARVVLAAVVAALSVSCKVTQQPASSDTTALKPLKVVDVAYTDTTVKACSDFFEFANGTWLRTDTIPAAYSSSGVFKDMADRNELVVRSVLDDAEAKRASLPDTSTQHKLGTFYATCMDSTAAEAAGLTPLLPSLAAIDSVASPAAVLAAAARLQVDGANVLFRYYPAVNAHDAAHYIADIDRGGLGLPDRDYYLNKAASADSTRTAYVAHVARMFVLAGEDSVAARADAGRVMAVETELARAQLTRVARRDPKAVDHQMPMAALHTLAPNVDWPAYFHDIGLTAAVARVNVDEPAFLQRVSALVAGRPLDDWRAYLRYHALSSAAPWLSSAFVNENFAFSSRLSGAKKLLPRWKRCLRATDGEMGEALGQAYVARTFPPEARAKAKSVIDDIRAAFKERLMHLAWMSDSTRAHALDKLAKMGEKVGYPDTWRDYSKLQVADGPFVLNVRNADRFEWNRIVNRPGQAVDRTEWDITVPTVNAYYDPSKNEMVFPAGALVPQTFDPKADDAANYGSLGGSWAGHELTHGFDDEGRHYDAQGNLRDWWTAADSRAFDKQARLDAQQYDGYIQVDTFHVNGQLTLGENIADYGGALTAYDALEHALQRDGRPGLIDGFTPEQRYFIAFAQSFRAHTRPEELRLRVTVDPHSPDRWRVNGPLSNMQAFATAFGCKPGDPMVRPRDLVPNIW; the protein is encoded by the coding sequence ATGTCCGCCCATGCCAGCCGTGCTCGCGTTGTGCTCGCCGCGGTCGTCGCCGCGCTGTCGGTGTCCTGCAAGGTCACGCAACAGCCCGCGTCGTCCGACACGACGGCGCTCAAGCCGCTCAAGGTGGTGGACGTGGCCTACACGGACACCACCGTGAAGGCGTGCAGCGACTTCTTCGAATTCGCCAACGGCACCTGGCTGAGGACCGACACGATCCCGGCCGCCTATTCGTCGTCGGGCGTGTTCAAGGACATGGCGGATCGCAACGAACTCGTGGTGCGCTCGGTGCTCGACGACGCCGAGGCCAAGCGCGCGTCGCTGCCCGACACCAGCACGCAGCACAAGCTCGGCACCTTCTACGCCACGTGCATGGACTCCACCGCCGCCGAGGCGGCGGGACTCACGCCGTTGCTGCCGTCGCTCGCCGCCATCGATTCGGTGGCCTCGCCGGCGGCGGTCCTGGCCGCGGCCGCGAGGCTGCAGGTGGACGGCGCCAACGTGCTCTTCCGCTACTACCCCGCGGTGAACGCGCACGACGCGGCCCACTACATCGCCGACATCGACCGCGGCGGTCTCGGGCTGCCCGATCGCGACTACTATCTGAACAAGGCGGCGTCCGCCGACTCCACGCGCACGGCGTACGTGGCGCACGTGGCCCGGATGTTCGTGCTCGCCGGCGAGGACAGCGTGGCCGCGCGGGCCGACGCCGGTCGCGTGATGGCGGTGGAGACCGAGTTGGCCAGGGCGCAGCTCACGCGCGTGGCGCGGCGCGATCCCAAGGCCGTGGACCACCAGATGCCGATGGCGGCGCTCCACACGCTCGCGCCCAACGTCGACTGGCCGGCGTACTTCCACGACATCGGGCTCACCGCCGCGGTGGCGCGCGTGAACGTGGACGAGCCGGCGTTCCTCCAGCGCGTGAGCGCGCTGGTGGCCGGCCGCCCGCTGGACGACTGGCGGGCGTATCTGCGTTACCACGCGCTGTCCAGCGCCGCGCCCTGGCTCAGCTCGGCGTTCGTGAACGAGAACTTCGCGTTCAGTTCGCGACTGAGCGGCGCCAAGAAGCTGCTCCCGCGCTGGAAGCGCTGCCTGCGCGCCACCGACGGCGAGATGGGTGAAGCGCTGGGGCAGGCGTACGTGGCCAGGACGTTCCCGCCCGAGGCGCGGGCCAAGGCCAAGTCGGTGATCGACGACATCCGCGCGGCATTCAAGGAACGGCTCATGCACCTGGCCTGGATGTCCGACTCCACGCGGGCCCACGCCTTGGACAAGCTGGCGAAGATGGGCGAGAAGGTGGGCTATCCCGATACGTGGCGCGACTACTCCAAGCTGCAGGTGGCCGACGGGCCGTTCGTGCTCAACGTGCGCAACGCCGACCGCTTCGAGTGGAACCGAATCGTGAACCGGCCGGGGCAGGCGGTGGACCGCACCGAGTGGGACATCACCGTTCCCACCGTGAACGCGTACTACGATCCGAGCAAGAACGAGATGGTGTTCCCGGCCGGTGCGCTGGTGCCGCAGACGTTCGACCCCAAGGCCGACGACGCCGCCAACTATGGATCGCTGGGCGGGAGCTGGGCCGGACACGAACTCACGCACGGGTTCGACGACGAAGGGCGGCACTACGACGCCCAGGGCAATCTGCGCGACTGGTGGACGGCCGCCGATTCCCGGGCGTTCGACAAGCAGGCGCGGCTCGATGCCCAGCAGTACGACGGCTACATCCAGGTGGATACCTTCCACGTGAACGGGCAGCTGACGCTGGGCGAGAACATCGCCGACTACGGCGGCGCGCTCACCGCCTACGACGCGCTCGAGCACGCCCTGCAGCGCGACGGGCGGCCCGGCCTGATCGACGGATTCACCCCCGAGCAGCGCTACTTCATCGCCTTCGCGCAGAGTTTCCGCGCGCACACGCGCCCCGAGGAGTTGCGCCTGCGCGTGACCGTGGATCCGCACTCTCCCGATCGGTGGCGGGTGAACGGGCCGCTCTCCAACATGCAGGCGTTCGCCACGGCGTTCGGCTGCAAGCCGGGCGATCCGATGGTCCGCCCGCGCGATCTCGTGCCGAATATCTGGTAG
- a CDS encoding M1 family aminopeptidase: MRLTLASLCLALVAPLAAQAQSNAVAMGVDQYARSHNYDLVHQRIAVSAFDWDSTSFDGRVTTTLVSLRAGLDSVILDEGALLSNTSVTGRDGRPLRTGRHGDTLVVFPPRPLGFRDTLVFTVAYRGKVENGHGLTYITTDGLAHRPRQIWSQGEDMDNHLWFPTYDFPNDKMTWELSATVPTGDVAVSNGRLVSDVRHGATHTMTWNQDRPSATYLVSLVVGPFARIHDSWKGVPVDYYVYHADSARAWPLFHATPDMINTYSELTGVPYPWAKYAQTTVADFFGGMENVSATTLVDWLPDARAYQDRPWYLTLLIPHELAHQWFGDYVTTEDWANLWLNEGFAEFMPGQYWGRKLGAHAAQDYYADEYRQYMAIDARKPMALASYHSDNIYPKGALVLQMLQDELGPTRFWASIHTYLTRHAYGNATSDDLRQAILATTGENLSWFWSEWVYGAGYPAFDVTARYDSAQATLSLEVKQTQRDTLHADSAGVQFHVPDVFRMPVTVRVGTAQGDVMYHGQLDAREQTITIPGVKSAPTMVVFDDGNHVLKALTFDQPTAWLAAQLTRDENLWDRGWAISELAKRPADSEAATALATAAAHADYYLTRQQAVEALGGFSSDVAMGPVDAALKDTSSAVRGAAVAALGKLGGDRAVSLIHDTFDHDNSYDVRAAAVTALVEADSAHAHDVLAQALRTPSYREVIQHAAIQGIARLQDTARVNDLAAMLALDALPAQALGVLAARGDAHALDALAAHLDDQRAGVRRYVLTGFRVALTRPDHSVVLARLKSAAAGLTHADTKAAADALIARMEKGGTPAGGRDN, from the coding sequence ATGCGCCTCACCCTCGCATCCCTCTGCCTCGCCCTCGTTGCGCCGCTCGCCGCGCAGGCCCAATCCAACGCCGTCGCCATGGGCGTGGATCAGTACGCGCGCTCGCACAACTACGACCTCGTGCATCAGCGGATCGCCGTGTCCGCGTTCGACTGGGATTCGACGTCGTTCGACGGCCGCGTGACCACCACGCTCGTCTCGCTGCGCGCGGGACTCGACTCGGTCATCCTCGACGAGGGCGCGCTGCTCTCCAATACCAGCGTCACCGGGCGCGACGGCCGCCCGCTGCGCACGGGGCGCCATGGGGATACGCTGGTCGTGTTCCCGCCGCGTCCGCTCGGTTTCCGCGACACGCTCGTGTTCACGGTGGCCTATCGCGGCAAGGTGGAGAACGGCCATGGGCTCACCTACATCACCACCGACGGCCTCGCCCACCGGCCGCGCCAGATCTGGAGCCAGGGGGAGGACATGGACAACCACCTCTGGTTTCCCACGTACGATTTTCCCAATGACAAGATGACGTGGGAACTGAGCGCCACCGTGCCCACCGGGGACGTGGCGGTGTCCAATGGACGGCTGGTGTCCGACGTCCGGCACGGCGCCACGCACACGATGACTTGGAACCAGGACCGTCCGTCGGCCACGTATCTCGTGTCGCTCGTCGTGGGGCCGTTCGCTCGCATCCACGATTCGTGGAAGGGCGTGCCCGTGGACTACTACGTCTATCACGCCGACAGCGCGCGCGCCTGGCCGCTGTTCCATGCCACGCCGGACATGATCAACACGTATTCCGAACTCACCGGCGTGCCCTATCCGTGGGCCAAGTACGCGCAGACCACGGTGGCCGACTTCTTCGGCGGCATGGAGAACGTGAGCGCCACCACGCTCGTCGACTGGCTGCCCGACGCGCGCGCCTATCAGGACCGGCCCTGGTATCTCACCCTGCTCATCCCGCACGAGTTGGCGCACCAGTGGTTCGGCGACTACGTGACCACCGAGGACTGGGCCAACCTCTGGCTCAACGAGGGCTTCGCCGAGTTCATGCCGGGCCAGTACTGGGGGCGCAAGCTGGGCGCGCACGCGGCGCAGGACTACTACGCCGACGAATACCGCCAGTACATGGCGATCGACGCCCGCAAGCCGATGGCGCTCGCCTCGTACCATTCGGACAACATCTATCCCAAGGGCGCGCTCGTGCTGCAGATGCTGCAGGACGAACTGGGCCCGACGCGCTTCTGGGCGTCGATCCACACCTACCTCACGCGGCACGCGTATGGCAACGCCACCTCGGACGATCTGCGGCAGGCCATCCTCGCGACCACGGGCGAGAACCTGAGTTGGTTCTGGAGCGAGTGGGTGTACGGCGCCGGCTATCCGGCGTTCGACGTCACGGCGCGCTACGACAGCGCGCAGGCCACGCTCAGTCTCGAGGTGAAGCAGACGCAGCGCGACACGCTCCACGCCGACAGCGCGGGCGTGCAGTTCCACGTGCCGGACGTGTTCCGGATGCCGGTCACGGTGCGCGTGGGCACGGCGCAGGGCGACGTGATGTACCACGGACAGCTGGACGCGCGCGAGCAGACGATCACGATCCCCGGGGTGAAGAGCGCGCCGACGATGGTGGTGTTCGACGACGGCAATCACGTGCTCAAGGCGCTCACCTTCGACCAGCCCACCGCGTGGCTGGCCGCCCAACTCACGCGCGACGAGAATCTGTGGGACCGCGGGTGGGCCATCAGCGAGCTCGCCAAGCGGCCCGCGGACTCCGAGGCCGCCACGGCGCTCGCCACCGCCGCGGCCCACGCCGACTACTATCTCACCCGCCAACAGGCGGTGGAAGCGCTGGGCGGCTTCTCGTCCGACGTGGCCATGGGGCCCGTGGACGCGGCGCTCAAGGACACGTCGTCCGCGGTGCGCGGCGCGGCGGTGGCCGCCCTGGGCAAGTTGGGCGGCGATCGCGCCGTGTCGCTCATCCACGACACGTTCGACCACGACAATAGCTACGACGTGCGCGCGGCCGCGGTCACGGCGCTGGTCGAGGCCGACTCGGCGCACGCCCACGACGTGCTGGCGCAGGCCCTGCGCACGCCGTCGTATCGCGAGGTCATCCAACACGCGGCCATCCAGGGCATCGCGCGCCTGCAGGATACCGCGCGCGTGAACGACCTGGCCGCGATGCTGGCGCTCGACGCGCTGCCCGCGCAGGCGTTGGGCGTGCTGGCGGCGCGCGGCGACGCGCATGCGCTCGATGCGCTGGCCGCGCATCTCGACGACCAACGGGCCGGCGTGCGCCGGTACGTGCTCACGGGGTTCCGCGTGGCCCTCACGCGTCCCGACCACTCAGTGGTGTTGGCCAGGCTCAAGAGCGCGGCCGCCGGGCTGACGCACGCCGACACGAAGGCGGCGGCCGACGCGTTGATCGCCCGGATGGAGAAGGGCGGTACGCCCGCGGGCGGGCGCGACAACTAG